CAATAACCTGTAATAGATCTTCTGTCTGTAACATCCCCAGCCCAATCTAAATCAGAGTATGCAGGAAGAGTGTGATCAGACTTGGAAGAGAAACATAGGCCTTGATACAGAGACCCCTTGATGTATCTCAGAATTTTGAGAACAGCTGCATAACGAGTAGACCTTGGAGCAGACATAAACTGACTGACAATGTGAACAACATGACTTATATATGATCTTGTAATGGTCAGATAATTAAGACTCCCTACTAACTTACTATACAATGTTGGATTGGACAATAAAGTCCCATCTGTAGAACTGTATTTAATattcaattcaagaggtgtgTCAGTTACCTTATTGTCAGATAATCCTGCTCGTTGTACAATCTCAGATGCGTATTTCACTTGTGATAAGAAGTATCCAGTGGAAGACGTGCCAATAAAATAACTCAAGgatccaagatctttcatcttaaaacattCACTGAGATATGACTTGAGATCATCAATACCTTGTGTGTCACTTCCAGTAATAACCATGTCGTCAAcatacaaaaaaagaagaaaaatacattTGTCTGATTATCTAATGAACATAGTTGAATCATATAAGCTTTGTCTAAAACCATATTGAAGAATTGCATTGctaaacttctcaaaccaagaacgaggtgcttgtttgagtcTATACAACGCCCGTCAAAGTTTACATACTTGATTTGGTCCATGGGGAAAACCAGGGGAGGTTGCATGTACACCTCCTCTTGTAACTCATCATGAAGAAAAGCGTTTTTCACGTCCATTTGATGAAGTTTCCATTGTCGTGCTACAAAACAACAAGTAATGTACGAACTGTAAGCATTCTagccactggtgcaaatgtttcttcatagtcaaCACCATGCTCTTGTGTATACCTTTTTGCAATAACTCGTGATTTACGTCTTTCAAACTCACCATCTGACTTGGTTTTAACTTTATAGACCCATCTGCTTCCAACAACTGTCTTTCCAGGAGGAAGATCCACCATTTCCCATGTCCCTGCCTCTTTATGAGCATCCAATTCATCATGCATTGAATCATTCCATTCTGGAATGGCTGCTGCTTCTCTGTATGCTTTTGGTTCATAAAATGACAAGATAGAAGACAAAGAACAATGATAATCTGCATACTTAGCTGGTGGTCTTCGATTGCGTGGTGGCAAAATAATCTCTTCAGAACAAGGATCTTGTTCTTGAGTTGCAATGTCATATTGAGTCGTAGAGTGGTCTAGTTCTACAGAAATTATATGGAAATTCTCAGTGTTTACTAAGGACTCTGGTGAAGGGTTAGTGACCTCTAATGGAAAGGGATCTAAATACATAAAGTTTTCAAAAGTTTAAGACTTAGTGTTAGGGAGATTCCAAAAAGGTATCTTTTCCCAGAAGGTAACATGACGTGATACACGCAGTTTGCGGTTAACTGGATCATAGGAACGGTATCTCTTATGCTCAAATCTGTACCCAAGAAAAACACACATGACATTCTTCTGACTAAGTTTGTTTCGTTCTCGTTCAGGTAAAAGAACGAAACATGTGGAACCAAAAGTTTTAAgctcagattagttgggtttgtTTCCATACAGACACTCGTAGGGTGAAATACCATCTATAACAGTTGTTGGCACACGATTGATTGTATACACTGTTGTGTGAACAGATTCACCCCAGAAAATTGAAGGAACTAAGGCTAAAATTAACTGAGTTCTGGTTGTTTCAATGATATGACGGTGCTTGCGCTCTGCAATTCCGTTTTGTTCTGGTGTTTCAGTATAAGAAAGTTGAAGAACAATGCCTTGAGTTTTGAGAAATTCTCGAAAAGAATTGGATATGTACTCCCCCCCTTTATCTGCACGAAATGTTTTAATTGGTTTTGAAAATTGAGTTTTTATCATGGTGGagaaaacaacatatattttgagaaactCTTCTCTTGAGGAAAATAAATAGACCCAAGTGTAACGAGAAAAATCATCTATAAAGCTGACATAATATAGAGTTCTACCTTTGGAGGTAACTGGATATTTAACCCAAACATCTGAATGGACAAGTTCAAATGGTTCTTTTGAAACTATGGTACTGATATTAAAAGGAAGTGCTGGTTGCTTAGCCAGTTTACAAGAGATGCAATTGGGTTCCTTTTCTATTTGAGTGTCCCCTAGTAAACCTTTATTGATCATATATGAAAGACAAGAAAAGGAAACATGACCTAATATAGAATGCCAAGACATGAAAGGAGATATTGAAACTGATCTAGTAGGAGTAGCACTACGACATGGCTTTTGGATTTTGCTGGAATAATAAGAGATTGGAGAAGATACAATCGaccaactctacggcctatcccaactagcttcTCGGTTTTGAGATCCTTTGTAGCACGGCCAAAAGGAAAACAACATGTGTTCTAACCTTGATCACATAACTGACCAACTAAAATAAGATTCATTGTAATATTTGGTACAAGAATCACATCTAGTACACAAAGGTTATTTGAATTGTTGACCAATCCTATATGACTTGCAGTTACTGTTGATCCATCAGCAGTATGTATCTTAGGAGTGATGACAGGATGGAGAGTTTCAAAGAACTTTTGATTAAAATTCATATGATTTGATGATCATGAGTCGAGAAACCATTCGGTTGAGTAAATACCTGAGGAGATAGAAAATGCAGATGTAGATGTGAAATTGTTACCAATTGAGAGTGCTTGTTTAATCATCTCTTGAATATCAGCAAGGTTTGGTGTTGAACTGCTACCAGGTACTAATACAGATGTGTTTGATGGCGGAGCATATGGAACTGTTGAAGATGACACTAGAGCTGATGTGAATCTGGTTGGTGTGCTGAATTTTTTTCCTCCATTAGAATTGATCCTTCTCATATTTCTTGAGGTCGGTGAGGTGCAGAATCTGGACGAGTGACCAAGTTCCTTGCAATATCCACACTGAGTTGTGGGTGTATCAGGTATTGTTCCAGCAGGTGAGGAATTAGTTAATCGGAGATTACAATTCCTTGCAAAGTGTCCAAAAGTCTTGCAATTATGGCACTGTACTTGAGAGATATCACGTTGCACTAGAGCATTTGATTTTCTTGAAAATTTATTAGAACTGGGACTGAAGGCAACAAACACTCCTGATATATCCGGTGCaattctttttcttgtttcttctGCAAGAAGTTCAGACAAAGCAACTTCTACCATGGGAAGAGGTGAACGATGAAGAAATGATGCCCTAGCAGACTCAAACTCATCACGTAAATCCATTAGAAACTAAACTAAGCGTGTTTCTTCTCTATACTTATGCCATAGTTCCAATATCTTGTTCGACTTTATATTCCTGAACAAAGTTGATTTGTGTGTACCTTTTTGAAAGAAAGTCCcatgtgattaaatatttttcgtggttgtagtaatgatgataaggggtatcgttcaaactcggacttgtgaaggtaatggatttttagatttataaaacattatatacacaaaaatattaacaatggtgcaagaggtactggggtttaggattccaccgaattcatttcttaaggttcaaataatgattcttttaacaattatagctcagtaaatatataaaatatattgactcttatatttgccaagataaattctccaaatattagatgtaaatgttatgcatgaggcatcaaatcatctaagctaagcatgccgcatcaaatcaaatgacaactaattttttcaaatcataatttcaattaaaattagtgcaaaagtcatgagaagaattaaatataattacccaagtgtgaaataaggcttcctccatcaccccagtgttggggtttagctcatcatggtgtaattcatctcaaaatatattattattgctccaaagttgattacaaatgagtaaacaatgcaacagagaaatcgcaacagcagttcctgttgcgaagacgatgttggactgatacagagaaacaaatggtgacggaaaatgaagttctgtggctgaatatgctgttgcaaatcggttgaagaaactgttgcgaagatgaagaaactgttgcgcatCGGATggaaaccgtggccgattccttgttcttcagacagcagcagcagcagtttctgtcaatttttctctcaattcctgTGGAGTCTACACTCCTCCtatagaccccaaactctcgacagcccttccctgtgatagtaaaacctatttatacacctaagcctcattgaatctcgccataactcctcaaaaatcttcacaatgaagaaaaatatttttgagaataatttcttatttcttcctctgtgtacgttaattgtcttggaaatcttcataaactgattgatacgcatcctaggagaatatctgggcttaactacacaaacatgcaacatcttttacgtgattttctttccaaaaatgagacgatattcttttctctgttttgattgggaattgattttctggacaaatttgatcgatcccaaccaccataatatcttcatatactcatatcacatatacccattaagtctcagctctttaatctcgttaaaacaccttcaaatgtcgaattgaaaatctgccagtaaaggaaagaattttcccgccaaaacaaattttgaattttgaaagaaggtcgccccttatccagtggtcgccccttatccaaaagcgagagtccgaataacacttgtcctccgggtgccaaaatcaacttttcgagccgaattttcttaaaatatttatttccaaaaatacctacaatacataaaataacaaaattagtacaaaatcgagtgccaacaatacggacattgaggacaaattagacacaaaaatgtgtctatcaaatacccccaaacttattatttgctagtcctcgagcaaaatttattcttgaaaagtgaccgagttaatctcgggtgggtttatcagaggtgtacccacaaaaaccaatactccagaccctagctatctacgcaaaaccttggaaagcactaaagaacctccttggttggcatacaattattgactctaagaggaagaaccctgatgcgaaattccaattgctgtacacgagtttgcactcaagcatactaaaattcatataagtgacagagctctactaagatagtttcacgatggacatcatactcggagtcagactaatcacatgaaaagattaagaagatggaaaagaaaaatgtagatggttgaaaagtgaacggtgtttcccatatctgtctgaaggcctctgccaagatgaacctaacctaaatgactgagataccggtctgactaatattaacacactggcatatacaagggaaccagtggtcaataacttaaatctagatcaacaaactggcaaatacaagggaaccagcagttgactacacataacaataaccatttttttttttttttaacttaacggcatgaatagatcttttggatccaagcgcatgcttcttgtcagcagattacacgatagttcccacgggtcctgcattccacgcttgcttaggcgacggaaacagggagaacacacgcatattgctatccaagtgttaatacttattccgattggtctaactggtccggtcttttttttttttttttttttttttttttttttttgaaaaggtaactcagtcactctatttcaccctagcaaaggtaacaacttgaatcgtgtgccccaccaaatcacttgaaataaaagaaaaatagaagtgaaaaggatcgaccgagatatggcgaaactatcatgttatttctaacacctgagctctgtgcttttatgaatagactctatagatgtttccatctagtcagattggttcctcaactcctaaaacaaaaatgtttccatccacttagattggttagtgctatcctaaatacgcataaatttctaggctctggagtttatttattacgcaactaaaaagtttctcccccaaaccccaaacttaaatctaacattgtcctcaatgttctaaagataaaattaaaaacatgaacaaggagaaacggttactatttgaagtaaaagagttaaggaaggatattaccgtgttgcgtgagattgggttacctcccaagaagtgctaagtttaaagtcttcagccagacttaggaaaggattagtcaactcgaaccataaagtaacagtcgaaataactgtgggtcttcaaaactaaatagagctgaccaaaggaaactacaataacccaagaaagtgaacatgtactgcatacccttatctagtttcctg
This DNA window, taken from Papaver somniferum cultivar HN1 chromosome 3, ASM357369v1, whole genome shotgun sequence, encodes the following:
- the LOC113359327 gene encoding uncharacterized protein LOC113359327; the encoded protein is MVITGSDTQGIDDLKSYLSECFKMKDLGSLSYFIGTSSTGYFLSQVKYASEIVQRAGLSDNKVTDTPLELNIKYSSTDGTLLSNPTLYSKLVGSLNYLTITRSYISHVVHIVSQFMSAPRSTRYAAVLKILRYIKGSLYQGLCFSSKSDHTLPAYSDLDWAGDVTDRRSITGYCVFLGDSLISWRSKKKSVVSRSSAEAKYKSLVHTMSELIWLRWLLCDMRVQLSTSTPVYCDNKATIQITHNDVFHERTKHIDIDCHFTRHHLKKKVQSLFRMSNQNFKWLISSPRLTLHLVFNF